The following DNA comes from Eleginops maclovinus isolate JMC-PN-2008 ecotype Puerto Natales chromosome 8, JC_Emac_rtc_rv5, whole genome shotgun sequence.
ATGCGAGAGTGTGTTTTTGCAGGACTTATTCTGGCTGAAGTGCACCCTCACCTGAAGTTATTAATCGGTCCAAAAGCAGCAGCTAAATACTTTCCCAgccagaggaagacagaaacgTGAGGTTGCATAACCTGCTAACACAACATGAAAAGCCCTTGAGATCTGAGTGCAGGGAGAAGTTGTATGGAACAGAACGTGAATCCTCTTAGTCCTACTTTAGAGAACTTTAGATGACTCAGACCATGACTCAGTAATGATATCCTTTCTTTGAGAAGCACTCCTCTTCCTGGAGCTCTCCTTGAATATGGCTCTGAGGTAATGGTAGGTTTGGGAGGCTTTCATCTGGGTGAGGCTAAGTGCTCAAGGCTTATGTGGATTTCCAATTAAATGTCCTCTCTTTGTGTTCATGCTCCGAATGAATGAACGgttgcttttctttcttcctctcgtGTCCTGACATACAGGTGGACGCCGGTCACGTTTACGGAGACAACCTCCAGCGTCAGCTGAGGCTCCGGCTGCACAGGGACGGAAAACTCAAGTATCAGGTGAGAGGGTCAGAGCATGAGCGCATCATAATCAttaagataagaagtactttaataatcccaaactgggaatttgtttttggtgcaattagaaattaaaaagttctaaaatacaaataaaaatgaactggaattagaaaatatatatatatatagttatatatatgtatagtgtatacagttgactatgaagataaagaatCTGACAAATAAACGTTGGAGTTCACACAATATGAAGCAGGATATTAAGAAagcaatgaatggaatattaaagaAGAGAGGAGCAAATCCTTCAGTCAGGACAGGAGCGATGTTGTGCATTCAGCCAAGTCTGTTGTCAATATATCAGTTATTTTATCAATTCCTTTCATCAGGTGTTGCCTCAGTCATTAACTAGGAAAAATGTGCCTGATATCGTAGATTTAATCATACTGAACGTCAACTACATATTAATTTAATTCCTGCAACTCAAGTAGTTAAAATACTTTTATGCCATGTCGGGGTAAGTGTTTactaaattgtatttttagtctaagttagatttttttgtaattagttttatttaaatttaaatttggccttttctttaaaaaataaacctaatTTAATGGGTTTTTTAATACAACGTTAAACTGTGTGATGATGTTGTCCCTCTTTCCGGCTTTGCTGCAGTTTAGCTTCCAGCTCCAACacattacattgcatttagCTTATTAGAGTAAGtgcaattaatcaatcaatcaatcaatcaatcaatcaatcaatcaaaattCAGAACAGCACAAATCCCTACAGACCCCCAGCTGATTGCCTGTTGGGAAACAcacgttttttttcctgtagttTAAAATGACTGAGTTTGTTTCCGTATCAGTTAGTTGACGGCGAGATGTTCCCCCCCACGGTGGCGGATGCCCCCGTCAAGATGAGCTACCCCCCCGGGACGCCCCGTAATGCTCAGATGGCGATCGGACAGGAAGTGTTCGGGCTGCTTCCTGGTCTGGGGATGTTCGCGACGCTGTGGCTGAGGGAGCACAACCGGGTGTGTGACGTCCTGAAGACAGAGCATCCCACCTGGGGGGACGAGCAGCTGTTCCAGACCGCTCGCCTCATCATCATCGGTGAGATGGGACAGGTTTAAAGGAATAATGATAATCATATTGGGGACACGATCCTCCACTTTGGATTAGGATCATTtgttacatgtatttaatccctttagttgctaggcagattaggattaatgacgGTAagtataatcagcccttaaatcagactttagttcacctgcagtaaatccagcagctaccctgcagtatacaaagccattcaaactagctgcacctttaccagctctgagaacactttaatgatcaatcattataaaacatatcagagatattattctgaaatggaccaatcagacaatgactacttttactgtcgctactttaagtacatttagaggagagtactttctactttcactggaggaacatttagaatactttcactgtgacagagtattcctacactctggtacttctactttactcaagtacaagacctgagtacttctactttactcaagtacaagacctgagtacttctactttactcaagtacaagatctgagtacttctactttactcaagtacaagacctgagtacttctacttttactcaagacctgagtacttctacttttactcaagtacaagatctgagtacttgtacttttcaACCTCTCCTATTTTTCTTGCTAAAGGTTAGAGAGGAAGATTTCTACCACCCTTTGAGCGTTTTAGTTTTACAGTAGTAGTTTTGGTTAGGGGCCGGTATAGTGTTCCAGGagtatgtatttttgtatacaAACTAAATACAAGCAgtaaaaattgtatttattcactACAGAAGAAAAGACTCCAGATCGGAGCTGAGTTGTTTAATTGAAGTGGATCCAGGACCAAACTCAGATGGTGTTATTAGTATTGATTATTCCAGCAGAGGAGGCCCCATGAATAACATCAGGGCTGTCCTGTGAGCGGCTGCACAGCTCCATCTCCTGGACACCAGTGTTTGCCGTCAGACAGCTGATCATAATTCCtgctgtttgcttttttgtttctgtgaatGTTGTGTAAACTCCTCCCTTTGAACTATCTCCTGTAGTGATGTATGCAGAGAaacaggggggaggggggggggggacataaGACATGTTAATTATATCAGATAACACCCGTATGATAATTGCCCCCCCGCggctcctctctgtctctcaggtccTGGAGAACAGAAGGGAGCCCGACGTCAACAAAGCACTGaatgatatttaaatgattaatttcCATGATAGATAACAAAGGGGTTTAATCAAGGGGTTTCaggcggggagggggggggggggacacggTGTGAGAGAAACTTAGTAAAGTCTCTGCAGGACATTTGCATGCGTAAAAACCTCTCTCCTCCTGGGAAGGACAGAAAGTCTCTTCCAGTTTGATTTTACTTATGATTTATTACCTTTTGAGGTTTAAAAATCTCCTCGTAATTCAGACTGTTTTATCTTTTGACAGCATGTCCGCTGTAGAGGACGTCAGGACCCTTTCAGTGTGCAAACACAGCCAAAACCCAGAGAGggaatttaatattattaatgaaGCTTTAAAACAGACGACAGGACTCAGTGATACGAGTATTCCACAATCAAATATTTCCCCAATATAAGAATCAATTATGCTTTATTGCAGAggaagtacaagtactcagattttgttctcgagtaaaagtagaagtactcaggtcttgtacttgagtaaagtagaagtactcagatcttgtacttgagtaaagtagaagtactcagatcttgtacttgagtaaagtagaagtactcagatcttgtacttgagtaaagtagaagtactcagatcttgtacttgagtaaagtagaagtactcagatctggtacttgagttaaagtagaagtactcaggtcttgtacttgagtaaaagtagaagtactcagaccttatacttgagtaaagtagaagtactcagatcttgtacttgagtaaagtagaagtactcaggtcttgtacttgagtaaagtagaagtactcagatcttgtacttgagtaaagtagaagtactcaggtcttgtacttgagtaaagtagaagtactcaggtcttgttcttgagtacagtagaagtactcaggtcttgtacttgagtaaagtagaagtaccagagtgtaggaatactctgtcacagtaaaagtattctaaatgttcctccagtgaaagtagaaagtactctcctctaaatgtacttaaagtagcgacagtaaaagtagtcattgtctgattggtccatttcagaataatatctctgatatgttttataatgattgatcattaaagtgttctcagagctggtaaaggtgcagctagtttgaatggctttgtatactgcagggtagctgctggatttactgcaggtgaactacagtctgatttaagggagattatatttaccatcattaatcctaatctgcctagcaactcaAGGTGatacataaatgtagtggagtagaagtgtaaggttgcataaaatggaaatactcaagtaagtaTCTGAAAAAGTGTACTTAAATACAGAGCTTGAGTTACTaagttactttccacctctgctttAATGTCAGATCAAGCCTGAATGTGTCTTGcgtcacagcagctccatttgcagcATCTAACCAGGACAAATATTAAGACACAATAGAAGAACAtttaacacaacaacacaatgacTTAAAAAACCCTCAGACCCTGTTTTGTACGTCTGACCTGGGATTTAACTCTGTATTTAAGATTAGGTTTGACTGGTGCACAAAGTCCTTAAGTTTTGTGGGACCCTGTATTTGCGAGTTGATGGTTACAAATCAGACTCAATATGAGAGAAGCGTTTCTCTTTGTCAgcatcacattacatttatccaaagcgactcaGAGAAAGTGcgaaaaaacaaagagaatgaAACTCTAACAACAAGCAAAGTGCAGATAgattcacttcaagcaagtcctaCCTCTGTAAGAGCTGGGGGGTGAGTTTCATGGCCTAAATTAACTCTCTGTTGtgcttttttctgttgtgttttttagaaTGTAATTGCCACGGTACAATGGAATAACATGCATTTTCAGTTTACAACAAAGACCTGCAGAGATTCTGCTGTCCTGGTGTCAGTGGGGAGCTCACTCAACCatttaggagccaggatagcaaacagcaCTCACACATTTACTCATAAGGTCTATTTCAGTTTGAGCGAGTTGTGCAGCTATTCAGTATGAAGCAGGTATGTTTGGTTTAATTTGACcccctgtgtgtctgtcaggtGAGACGATCCGGATCGTGATCGAGGAGTACGTGCAGCACCTCAGCGGATACCTGCTGCAGCTCAAGTTCGACCCGACCCTGCTGTACAAATCCAACTTCCAGTACGGGAACCGCATCTCCCTGGAGTTCACGCAGCTCTACCACTGGCACCCCCTCATGCCCGACAGCTTCCTGATCAGCGGAGACCAGGTGACCTACCCGCAGTTCCTCTTCAACACCTCCGTGCTCACACACTACGGCATCGAGAAGCTGGTGGACGCCTTCTCCCGACAGGTCGCCGGCCAGGTAAGGAACCACCCAAACATCCATCAAATCCTCTCATTGGCGACTGCATTGGTGGAGATAATCTGCAGTACTGCTCCCATTAGGATATTATATGATTTCTGCACAGCAAACATATAAACGGTATTCAAGATGAGGTTGTGTTTGTGGATGACTCATCATAAACTAAACATGAAGATTAATATGTATGTGCTGCAGCATATATCTGAGAATTGTGCATGCTATACCCATAAATAATGCTCAATAATCTGGGGAAACATACTTTCTGCAGCATACTGTGAATTCAAATTGCAGATTGAAGTGCATGTGTGGAAGAAGGTTATGGCTCTCATTTCTAAACCTGTTCTATGCATGTTTTAAATTGGATCATATGTGAATTACTGCCCTTTGAATGAGTCTAAATGAACTCTCTTGATACTTAATTTGTTGACCTTTCGTCCCACAGATCGGCGGGGGCCACAACATCAACCCTGTGGTGACTAAAGTGGCCGTGGGGACGATAAAGGAGTCGCGCCAGCTCCGCATGCAGTCCTTCAACGAGTACAGGAAGCGCTTTAACCTGAGGCCGTACACTTCCTTCAGAGAGTTCGCAGGtgagaggaacacacagaaTGAAGTCCTCCAGGAAGCAGCTCTCACTTTCACACGTCTACCTCAGCCTCTGACTACACATTAGCCTAAGTGGCACCTACTGCCTCTAAAGACCAGCCTCCAGCCAGACAAAGGACTGTGTTTCAAACTGGTAGCCCAAAGCGCTTCAgaggaaaaataagaaaatgagaATTAATTATTCAGGGCTAAAAATGAgaggaaaatatattaaaaataaatagaaaaatgtaaataataataaataaaaacaaatattaaagctTAAAAGTGAAGGTTGTAAAATAactccaaataaaaacaaataaactgtcagtaatttattttaaaactccAGAGAGAgatttacatttcagaataagGAGGTTGCGAGATTTAGTTTaagggaataaaaacagaagtgattttattaaattatgttAAAGACAAGAGCTTGAGGACCGTAGTGATCTGCAGGAAATACACATGAAGAACATCTCTCATTTATGGAGGAGAAAAGTGGTTTAAAGCTTTATAaacaagtgaaataaaaagtaaaagacacGAGGAGGCGAGCAGTTTCTGCATTTCCCTACTATTTAGACTTGATGTAGTGTCAGTGGACCCCTCAGAGATACAGTAGTCCCCCGTTGATGTCCTCTCTAACTCTGCCATCATGTGATTTCAGCTAACGAGGAGATAGCCCGCGAGCTCGAAGAATTTTACGGAGACATCGACGCTCTGGAGTTTTACCCCGGCCTGATGCTGGAGCGAACACGACCGGGGTCCATCTTTGGAGAGAGCATGGTGGAGATGGGGGCCCCCTTCTCCCTGAAAGGCCTGCTGGGAAACCCCATATGTTCTCCAAACTACTGGAAGCCCAGCACCTTCGGGGGCCATGTGGGCTTTGACATAGTGAACTCTGCCACGCTGAAGAAGCTGGTGTGTCTGAACACCCGGACGTGTCCGTACGTGGCATTCAGGATACCGACAGAGGAGGCGTCCCATGAAGGGGGCAGTAAAGCACGGACTGACGAGCTATGACTCCGAGCCTGAAGGTCTTTGTTTCAGATCCACTTATTTAAAAGAGGCTGCTGCTGACAGATCTTAAATGTAGCTCtgatttagaatattttcaccACTTTTCAAGCCCGTCAGACAGCCTGTGGCGGCTCACTTCACAACCAATTAAGCTGCTCCTTATTTAAGATTTtcaatgataaaataaacaaacaataaaggACCACACGGTCGAGAGAGAACGTGGGGACCTCGCTCACCCTGTTTGTCTTTCCACAAACGCTGACATACACAGTgcactaacacaaacacaacaaccaCCGCCCGGAAGTGTCcacattttgggggaaataatAGCCCGTTCTCGATCTACCACACCCCTTTAACGCTGCTTTGCTTgttctgcttgtttgtgttcttgtttttattcactGACTGCTCACAATCACATGACAAAAACAACTGATCAAAAGCTGCAAAACCCCAGACACTCCTGTGACCTGCGTGGAGAAGTAACTGTTCTCTAATGACGTCTAAAGAGCGCACAGAAAACGTCTCGTTTCCTATAAAAAGCGGTGAAAATATTCTGAATAAATCGTGCACTTAACCTGATATTGTCTTTTTCTACATGGTTCTTTTTGAGGTGGCTAAGGAATATTTGGCACCCATCCGTTCACTGGTAGCGTTTACTGTAACACTAAGAACCAGCCTACAGAAGAACTGAAGCCTCCCTTCAAACAGTCTTTTTAggatataaatattgttttctgttcGATGAATTGTTCCTGAAGTCAACATGTATGAActttctgtaaatgtattttaaaggaAGTGATTGCAATGCTATTTGAGGaagaaaaagtggattttgaataaaaatactTGACTCCATTGTTTTGTTCTCCTCTAAATTACCGCCTCCGACCCGCTGCTCTCCCGTGGCTCCTTTGTTGCTTAAAGCTGAATACTAATACGTATTTAATATATGCACAGGGctcaaaaacacatgaaaccAAAGTGTGTGACTTTAAGCACTAAGGTGAGCTAAGATACAGATCACTGATGCCAGGGATCCACTAGAAAACAAAAGCCCCTCATTCCTCATGTGCTTGTTTTAACTGATAACTCTCACAGGAGGAAGCAAGGCTAATGAAATGATTGGTATCATTTAACCTTATTTGAGAAAAATCTAAGGGGTTTTATTCCCCTTGTTGTAACGAGCATTTTGGGTCTAAAAAAGGTCTCAACAGAATTTGAGCGGACTAGACTTAACCTTTAAGATGCATTTGACCACCTCATGCACTAATTCCCATTAAAGTGTAATCCATTATCAATGCTTTGTATTTTAAACGTTAGAAGTCCCAGGGCCCATGTGACTGGTGAAATAGAGCCAAAGGTGTAAAATGCTGTCCCAAAGCAGTCGTTTAAAACCTAATATGCCATTAAATTACCCAGAGCCCACAGAGAACACGTGTGCTTTCAatttcatattttagttttaagagAACACCTTTATTTTGGCAGCATTGTTCCCTCTAAGTTATGGTTTGCTATTTTAGGAGAGCTTTGTTGGCACTGGTTGTAGTAAAGGTGCATTTTAGGTTAGCAGATTTACAAGTAAATTGAGACTTGGTTATTTACCTTTGATAGAATTTGAGCACCTATTGTTTTAGTTGAGTGATGTTGCACTAGTCTGaaaatattttggatttaatgGCATGCTATAATTCCACATTAAGGTTAAAGACCGTTTATTTTATCCACCATAAAATGTGTACCATTTGTAATTATTGAACCTATAATTAGATAAAACCAAGTAAATATAAGGAAAGACAATGAGGATTTAGAAAGTCTTAGTATAGagtatctttattttttttccacagtaTGTTTAATAGGCTCAATGAAGCCAAACtgacaaagaaattaaaaaacgGTTGATCATACAAagaacaaaaagtacaaaaccGATCCCGGTTGAGTTATTACTTTGGGGAAACGAAGTTACATTTTCGATCACTTAAACAAGATTAGTCCAttttacagcacatttaaaatgcagatggTGAGCAGAGCACAGAGGAAAGGACAGACTGTTGCACGCTGCAGGATGCAACTTCAGGAACAGTCTTTTCGGATGTGTGGTTCAGTCTGGAAAATAAGGTTGGAAAAGTAACCGGGAATTTAGCATCAAACCCCCCAAAAGTCTGTTTCTAAGCTTAATCGGAAATCGTTCCTCTCAGTTTAAAATCTGGCAAGATGTGGTCGGCCATTGAGACTGAGAGGGGAATTcggcaaaaaaaggaaaagcagtcAAAGCGAACACTATTCAGAGTCGGGTATTTCaatacaaaaagaacaaaataaaaaaaggaatcaaaaaTCAGGAATCACGTGCTAAGTCTTTTAGCATTGCTAGCGGCTAATCAACGAGAAGCCACGTGGCGAGCCATTGTTCAGTCGCAAAAATGTGGACTTTCACAGAGCTATTCAGATTACAGAtgcatgtttttagttttaacaaAACGAACTTTTATTTCCAAATTAAGCAAAAAGAGTCTTGAACTTCTTAAATCGTAACATGGTTTTTGTTAAGGAATGAAAAAAACCTCATGGCTATATTCTTTTGTGCTAAAGATGCTCGAGCTAATACAACAGAACTACAAAACTAAGGTCAGCAAAAAACAcgtggacattttttttcttcatctggAGGAGCCATCTTTGAAATACAGCCGGCCTGAAGTGATGATCTTgatacaggggggggggggggggatgcttTATTCGTATCCATCGCGGTAAGATGAGCGGTCATTGTAGCCACCCTGGCCTCTGTTGTCTCTGTAGCCGCCGCCTCCTGAGTATCCGCCGCCGCCTCCGCTACCGCCGCCGGATCTGTATTGGCCACCACCGCCGGACCGTCCCTCGCCTCCGTAGCTTCTCTCGCCACCTCCGTAGCTTCTCTCACCGCCTCCGTAGCTTCTCTCACCGCCGCCATATCCGCCTCTTCCGCGGCCGAATCCGCCTCTTCCACGAGGGGCGCCGCCGCCACCGAATGATCCTCCCCTAGCACGGCCGCCTTTTCCCGCCTCATCGACGCGGATTGACCGGCCATCGAGGGTGGTTCCGTTCATGCCGTCCATCGCGTCTTTGGCATCCTCGGCGTTGTCGTACTTAACGAAGCCGAAACCGCGGGAATTCCCGGTCTCTTTGTCTCTGATCACGTCCACCTTCTCGATGGTGCCATATTTGCCGAAGGCCGAAGCCAGAGACTCCTCGTTGGTGTCGAAGCTGAGGCCACCGATGAACAGTTTCCCTTCGTCCGACATGTTCTTTGAGTAGTTTTGAGCTTTTCAGTAGTAGGAGACTATAGAATCTGAAAAGcgggagctgcaggaggaggacgCGGGTGGTAGTCGTAGAGACGGCTTAGGAATGAGACGCATGGAACGGACTCATCGATCTTTAAGGCCGCACTGAGGGCAATATCCGGTGACGGTACCACGTGGGATCCGCCCTGTATAGCCCCGCCCCTTCGGGGAAAAAGCGGGAATTAAATTCTAATGAGGGAAATTAAATCACAGATCAGGCACTGTTATATTTCAGTGTACGGGGGCTCTTTCATATGATTGTaggtgttatttattattttttcctccattttatattattctgagGGATTTACAATGTGAATTATGACTGTTGTCTGATCCTCACTCGGGAACAGAAAGGTGGCGGTAATGTACCATTAAGATGGATGCAAACCGCCCCAAAGCTcgacaaagaagaagaataagcaCTGTAAGAAGTGAACGTTAACACATAAATATAACAAGCTGTTTCCAACAATACTcacaaaatgaaacatatttcaaatgacACATATCTATCATACATTGTGACAttaacattgcattttttagACGGATAAATCAGGGGGATAGGGGTCTTTGTTCGAGACAAATGTGTCTTATCGACAAACTCTCGCGAGATTTGACAACAAAGCCATTACGTTCGTCAAAGTGTGTCGACATTTTAAATCTAACGTTGCCCAACGTTTACAAATAACGCCCTTGCTTACTGCGTTTTGTATTTCTACAGATGTTCGTTATCTTCCTTGATGTATTATTTTagctatttaaaatataaatgcataaCACTAAGCTCACAGGAGACAGGAAATTATCTGGTACTATCCATCGAATTACATTGTCACAGTGTCCTCTAGTGTGGACGTTAGGAACTGCATATTAACGCTTatataaagtgtttaaatatacaTGAACATAACATCATACTTTATAATGATATAGACACGAAACTGTTCAAGTCATGGGCCGAAAGagacatttattaaacatgGAAAATGTACTAATATTAGTTGAtatgaattcaaataaaatgacacattcattttattcatttcatttcaaagtcaaCTACAGTACATCAACTACTCGATTTATCTAGAGTTGTATTTTTAACTTGGTGCCATATTGCTGTAGTTTTTGACTGTAGTATGGCATTATTTCGGAGCCAGTCCGTCTCTCCTTATGGATGTAAGATTTTCCCATTCGTAATATTCATTGAATGAAAAATGGTTTTTTTCTCCTAATTCACAGAAACTACAATGGTACTCCATCTGTTCTAAggtatttgttttcattgtatatattttagatGTATCTATAATAACACTACCACAAGAACCAGCTTTTCCTACGTCAATAGGATGAACCCATGGTAGTATGGTGCTGCGTTTAAGTGCGCACAGTAACCCTTTAGTTACACCACGGTCACTGAAAATGACCTTAATTATCACATACTATACTTTAAAGAAACTCTTTTAATGGCAATAAAGCCGTAATGAGCTGTGCATCTCAACATCTTGAATCGATGTGGTCTGGTTGAGATAATCAATACTAACTTAACAATGAAgtgcaaatgttagcatgtttgGAAATACATGTTTTGGAAATTACTAAACCAACACATATCCCAGATAGAGTAATACTAATTATTCACACGGTTGATGGTATGTTTTACACAATAAACACA
Coding sequences within:
- the LOC134868647 gene encoding prostaglandin G/H synthase 1-like isoform X1; this encodes MRSSVLGSVCVLLLLLREHACQGDEVTSNIVNPCCYFPCQHWGVCVRFGEDKYECDCTFTGYYGVNCTVPEFWTRVHQFLKPSPDALHYILTHFQWLWDVINSTFLRDVLMRVVLTVRSNLIPSPPTYNSKYGYLSWESYYNLSYYTRILPPVPEDCPTPLGVKGKAELPDPELLVERLLRRRTFRPDPQGSNLMFAFFAQHFTHQFFKTYNRMGLGFTKALAHGVDAGHVYGDNLQRQLRLRLHRDGKLKYQLVDGEMFPPTVADAPVKMSYPPGTPRNAQMAIGQEVFGLLPGLGMFATLWLREHNRVCDVLKTEHPTWGDEQLFQTARLIIIGETIRIVIEEYVQHLSGYLLQLKFDPTLLYKSNFQYGNRISLEFTQLYHWHPLMPDSFLISGDQVTYPQFLFNTSVLTHYGIEKLVDAFSRQVAGQIGGGHNINPVVTKVAVGTIKESRQLRMQSFNEYRKRFNLRPYTSFREFAANEEIARELEEFYGDIDALEFYPGLMLERTRPGSIFGESMVEMGAPFSLKGLLGNPICSPNYWKPSTFGGHVGFDIVNSATLKKLVCLNTRTCPYVAFRIPTEEASHEGGSKARTDEL
- the LOC134868647 gene encoding prostaglandin G/H synthase 1-like isoform X2 translates to MRSSVLGSVCVLLLLLREHACQGDEVTSNIAEFWTRVHQFLKPSPDALHYILTHFQWLWDVINSTFLRDVLMRVVLTVRSNLIPSPPTYNSKYGYLSWESYYNLSYYTRILPPVPEDCPTPLGVKGKAELPDPELLVERLLRRRTFRPDPQGSNLMFAFFAQHFTHQFFKTYNRMGLGFTKALAHGVDAGHVYGDNLQRQLRLRLHRDGKLKYQLVDGEMFPPTVADAPVKMSYPPGTPRNAQMAIGQEVFGLLPGLGMFATLWLREHNRVCDVLKTEHPTWGDEQLFQTARLIIIGETIRIVIEEYVQHLSGYLLQLKFDPTLLYKSNFQYGNRISLEFTQLYHWHPLMPDSFLISGDQVTYPQFLFNTSVLTHYGIEKLVDAFSRQVAGQIGGGHNINPVVTKVAVGTIKESRQLRMQSFNEYRKRFNLRPYTSFREFAANEEIARELEEFYGDIDALEFYPGLMLERTRPGSIFGESMVEMGAPFSLKGLLGNPICSPNYWKPSTFGGHVGFDIVNSATLKKLVCLNTRTCPYVAFRIPTEEASHEGGSKARTDEL
- the cirbpb gene encoding cold inducible RNA binding protein b is translated as MSDEGKLFIGGLSFDTNEESLASAFGKYGTIEKVDVIRDKETGNSRGFGFVKYDNAEDAKDAMDGMNGTTLDGRSIRVDEAGKGGRARGGSFGGGGAPRGRGGFGRGRGGYGGGERSYGGGERSYGGGERSYGGEGRSGGGGQYRSGGGSGGGGGYSGGGGYRDNRGQGGYNDRSSYRDGYE